The genomic window TGTTGGTACGTCCACGGCAGCCAACGGTAAGTTCTCTCTATCTGTTCCATCGAGTGCTACTGCTTTGGAATTTACCTCTATTGGTTTCGCAGCGCAGACAATAACTATAGGTTCTGCAACTTTTGTTGATGCCTCTCTTTCGGCTGATGCAAATGCGCTGACAGAAGTTATTGTTACAGGTTACACAACCACGTCAAAAGAGAGATTTTCTGGAGCGGCTTCTTCTGTAAGTTCGAAATCACTTGAGCAAGTGCCAATGGGCTCTTTTGATCAAATGTTGCAGGGTAGAGCCCCAGGTCTTCAGGCTTTGGCTGGTTCTGGTCAGCCAGGTTCTAATGCTACTGCGGTTGTAATAAGGGGTCAAGGTTCAATAAACGGAGGTAACGGTCCAATTTATATTCTTGATGGTGTGCCTATAGAATCAGGAGTGTTCTCAACTATGAATGCTAACGATTTCGAATCGGTAACAGTGCTTAAAGACGCAAGTGCTACAGCTGCTTACGGATCTAGAGGAGCTAATGGAGTAATCGTAATAACTTCTAAAAAAGGGGTATCTGGCCAGACAGTAGTAACCTACAGAAACCAGTTCGGCTTTTCAAATAGAACATCTCCAAATTTTGAGATGATGACGACAGCTCAAAGGCTTCAGTACGAATTTGAGTTGGGTTCGAGAGGAGTAAACACAAGTTTTCCAGGATGGACATTAAGCCGCAACAATCCTAGCTATGCTTCTCAAACACCTGCTGTTCAGGCTAGAAGAGATTTTCAATTGGACAGTCTTTCTAAAATTAATACTGATTGGACGGATTTGTTTTTTAGAACGGGTAGCACTCAGCAACATGAGATTAACATAAGCGGCGGTAGTGATAAGACAAGATTTTTCACTTCGGGATCCTATTATAACCAAGATGGTATTGCGATCAGGTCTAACTTGGAAAGATATAACTTTAGAGGTAATATAGATCATACGTCTGGACGATTTACATTGGGAGTTCAAACAGCTCTTGGTTTTTCTAGATCTCAGGGAATCGAGTCTGAAGGTGCGGTAGCTCTAGCTAATCCATTTGCCGCTGTTTACTTAGGGAGACCTTATGAGAATCCTTTTATATATGATGGTAGAATTGGATTGACAAGCCCAACGGCAAATCCATTAGGACTAACCAATATAGGGATGTTCGGAAATCCTTTATTCGATTCTAGGGTAGGTTCAATTGCTTATGACAGGATTTTTAATACATTGAATAATTTCAATCAAATCAAAGGAACATTAGGTCTTACTGGTCGTTTCAAGATTACCGATTATTTGTCTGCTAAGTCAACAACTGGTATTGACTATAGAGAAACCAACAATACTGGATTCGTTAATCCTGCGTCTTTACCAGGTACAGCAGTAGCTACAGGTAACCAAGGTTCTTATAGTGAGGTTCTTCAACGTAATTATAAGTTTATTAACACGTCAGGGTTAGAGTTTGCAAAAACTTTTGAACAAAAACACGCTGTGGGTGGTCAAGCCTTGTTTGAATATATCTACGACGGTTTCAAGAGATTTCAGTATACTGGTTATGGCATAAACCCAAAATTACCTAATACTCCTGTTGGAGTTAGTGCGGGTACAGCAACAAATAATTTTATTCCAGTTACAGGAGGACAAATTAATAAGAGAGCCATTTACTC from Pedobacter sp. SL55 includes these protein-coding regions:
- a CDS encoding SusC/RagA family TonB-linked outer membrane protein, producing MKKLLQSLFILLFVATTAMAQNRTITGTVTSKEDGLPLPGVSVKVKGTNVGTSTAANGKFSLSVPSSATALEFTSIGFAAQTITIGSATFVDASLSADANALTEVIVTGYTTTSKERFSGAASSVSSKSLEQVPMGSFDQMLQGRAPGLQALAGSGQPGSNATAVVIRGQGSINGGNGPIYILDGVPIESGVFSTMNANDFESVTVLKDASATAAYGSRGANGVIVITSKKGVSGQTVVTYRNQFGFSNRTSPNFEMMTTAQRLQYEFELGSRGVNTSFPGWTLSRNNPSYASQTPAVQARRDFQLDSLSKINTDWTDLFFRTGSTQQHEINISGGSDKTRFFTSGSYYNQDGIAIRSNLERYNFRGNIDHTSGRFTLGVQTALGFSRSQGIESEGAVALANPFAAVYLGRPYENPFIYDGRIGLTSPTANPLGLTNIGMFGNPLFDSRVGSIAYDRIFNTLNNFNQIKGTLGLTGRFKITDYLSAKSTTGIDYRETNNTGFVNPASLPGTAVATGNQGSYSEVLQRNYKFINTSGLEFAKTFEQKHAVGGQALFEYIYDGFKRFQYTGYGINPKLPNTPVGVSAGTATNNFIPVTGGQINKRAIYSLIALANYTYDGKYTLDASFRRDGSSLLPEQNRYRNFYSFGGNWNMTREEFMKDLTFVNLLKFRASYGVAANAEGIAADFGYLPTYGAITYAGTPAIAPTRPADPNYDWEFTYTANLGLDFELYNNRIRGNVDVYDRRTKNVFVSEGLSSTTGFASLTKNAGTVQNKGIEVALSYDIISNRSRQLVWTVDANFAYNRNEVLDLGGVNEFESGTSIIRVGLPLGSHYVVRNGGVNPANGDQLWVNRDGTTTTLYSASQSVAEFGSFRAPMSGGFSSTLRYKGFEVSAFFSFVNDLYRFNNEVFFLTNSGQSQFGQLSSMLTDSWKAPGDVARYPRYGVQRQFNSDDIENASFLRFRNAVIGYNLPKTLLSKVKYVRNARVFAQGQNLYTWTKWRGFDPEDNNNLASFEYPAARTFTFGLDISF